A genomic segment from Daphnia pulex isolate KAP4 chromosome 5, ASM2113471v1 encodes:
- the LOC124195038 gene encoding tyrosine-protein phosphatase Lar-like isoform X8, translating to MERSGRRPWLWFFTCLTLVSLFQLMQCAADDPPEIVERPKDVAVRSGGIAAFYCRARGEPTPQLSWRKNGRKVSPQSPRYLVIPQPSMSVLRIDSAKAGKDDAKYECVAENGVGDAVVASATLSIYPETDLPSGFPRITSWPAQLPVVEKGRTHLLECGASGIPEPSISWIRDMVPVNLSNPRYQQIASDSKSKGSLQITNSEEEDQGKYECVAENSLGIEISNVSTLHVRVRRVPPYFSMPVQSIHEVKPGSSLNITCVAGGSPMPYVKWRKGLEDLEPEHSLPIGRNILVLEDIQESANYTCVASSKLGQVENTTFVRVEELPYAPSNVRISEITATSVHISWHYDGPPSEAVEFVIQYKPKLAAASEHSEVVGLKTNYYTVQGLNPFTEYEFYVVAVSAIGRGLASTATFVTTGETADPTYGGPKPGSAPKNVQVRPLSSTTMVIQWEEPDTPNGQVIGYKVFYTMNPGMPIASWDSQVVDHNPLTTISDLTPHTIYTIRVQAETSVGGGPLSTPVQVKTQHGVPSQPTGLRAIDVSATSVSLEWARPHHTGENVNSYELYWNDTFTKEKHHRPLPVSETYVLNGLQPNTLYYIWLAAKSKRGEGATTPPIPVRTDQYVPGDPQKVAVVSVNSTSIRVEWKPPVEKEQYGIIRGYQIHVQEVDAKDAVVGQPLRYDVGAVEEYTIGGLQPDTSYSIQVAALTRKGDGARSAPKKATTPGGVPNRPAVNLKIVKEEPTVSVEVAWSRPTQSYGELKGYRLRYGPKDTSGMPASDNNMIELALDGTQVQHRLIEGLERGLEYEFRVAGRNHIGFGQEAVQVLPTPEGAPSGPPTNITYRFQTPDVVVIRWDVPALEHRNGRVTGYLIQFYKKVDNSVVTERNVSGSMGKAVFTSLEENMDYEFRIYARTNKGSGPFSDRVLFRTERDIVRAPMTVRAMATSFSSVEVWWETVPGRGKVIGYTVFYTMTAVDDLDEWQQKSVPVTGSCELSNLERNSQYAVTVAARTKSGYGRLSDKVTVTVKPEDVPTELRAHSVSTHSMSLSWQQPIRLNPISYKVTFDAVKEFVDSQGITQTQVISPQTSILSQDTLTFSVNELSPFTTYNVNVSAVPPDRSYRPPARITVTTQMAAPLPMVKPDFYGVLNGEEITVILPQASEEYGPISHYLLVVVPEDKRSEHKQPDQFMNSDLIQANSHAGGGGGGGGGGVGGGQQGHGNLKAGTMKPSEERVQPYVAAKFLRRNVPYTFLLGNGEEFEGMLNRKLDKMMRYRVFLRAVVDTPHKHLYTSSPFSDYLALDMREAPAGELPQRPNPNVGNVDSSYVPVPSETEEAGLLWIALATSAVVFVILLVIVAVVCSRKKRRSPKSSDHSSVTKPLMGGVGLADASLSAGGAGAAGASTAVNDPVELRRLNFQTPGMASHPPIIIHDISLHIDALKMNDNLKFSQEYESIETGQQFTWEHSNAEINKPKNRYANVIAYDHSRIILEQVPGVPGSDYINGNFCDGYRKRDAYIATQGPLPESFADFWRMCWEQKTSTIVMMTRLEERARIKCDQYWPSRGSDTYGVVSVMITDVQELATYCVRTFQLHRLGTSEHREIKQLQFTAWPDHGVPDHPAPFLQFLKRVRALNSAEAGPMIVHCSAGVGRTGAFIVIDSMLERLRYENTIDVYGHVTVLRAQRNYMVQTEDQYIFIHDALLEAVTCGDTEIPARSLHAHLQSLMQPCVRGDSGTLSSMTGMQQEFKKLAGIRTHPGRFVSASLPVNKPKNRLVNVLPYESTRVILQPMRGVEGSDYINASFVDGYRYRNAYVATQGPLAETTEDFWRMLWEHNSTIVVMLTKLQEMGQEKCHQYWPSDRSIRYQYVVVEPVTEYNMPQYILREFKMTDARDGQSRTVRQFQFTDWPEEGVPKSGEGFIEFLGQVHKTKEQFGQEGPITVHCSAGVGRTGVFITLSIDLERMQYEGVVDVFQTVRILRTQRPAMVQTEDQYQFCYRSALEYLGSFDHYAGCD from the exons atgGAGCGGTCTGGCCGGCGACCGTGGCTCTGGTTCTTCACCTGCTTGACGCTCGTCTCCTTGTTCCAATTGATGCAATGCGCTGCCGATG atccGCCCGAGATTGTGGAGCGACCGAAAGACGTTGCCGTTCGTTCGGGAGGAATCGCCGCGTTTTACTGCCGGGCCCGAGGAGAACCGACGCCTCAACTCTCATGGCGCAAAAACGGACGCAAG GTTTCCCCGCAATCGCCGCGCTACCTGGTGATCCCGCAGCCGTCCATGTCGGTCCTGCGGATCGACTCGGCCAAGGCGGGCAAGGACGACGCCAAATACGAGTGCGTGGCCGAAAACGGAGTCGGAGACGCCGTCGTCGCATCCGCCACCTTATCCATCTACCCAG AAACGGATTTGCCCTCTGGATTTCCGCGCATCACGTCGTGGCCGGCTCAATTACCCGTCGTGGAAAAGGGGCGGACTCATCTCCTGGAATGCGGAGCTTCCGGCATTCCGGAACCGTCCATCTCTTGGATTCGTGACATGGTGCCCGTCAATCTTTCGAATCCGCGCTACCAGCAAATCGCTTCCGACTCGAAATCCAAAG GTTCGCTGCAAATCACCAACAGCGAAGAAGAGGATCAAGGCAAATACGAATGCGTGGCCGAGAACTCGCTGGGCATTGAAATATCGAACGTGTCGACGCTGCACGTCAGAG TGCGCCGTGTTCCGCCCTACTTTTCGATGCCGGTGCAATCGATCCACGAGGTCAAGCCCGGCTCGTCGCTCAACATCACTTGCGTGGCCGGCGGCTCGCCCATGCCGTACGTCAAGTGGCGCAAAGGCCTGGAGGACCTGGAGCCGGAGCATTCGCTGCCCATTGGCCGCAACATCCTCGTCTTGGAAGACATACAAGAGTCGGCCAATTACACTTGCGTCGCTTCCAGCAAGCTGGGCCAAGTGGAAAACACGACCTTTGTCCGCGTCGAAG AACTGCCGTACGCGCCGTCCAACGTCCGCATTTCCGAGATAACGGCCACTTCGGTGCACATCAGCTGGCACTACGACGGGCCGCCGAGCGAGGCCGTCGAGTTTGTGATCCAGTACAAGCCGAAATTGGCGGCGGCCTCTGAGCATTCGGAAGTGGTCGGCCTCAAGACCAACTACTACACAGTGCAGGGACTCAACCCGTTCACTGAATACGAGTTCTACGTCGTGGCTGTCAGCGCCATCGGCCGTGGTCTGGCCAGCACGGCCACCTTCGTCACCACGGGAGAAACAG CCGATCCCACATACGGAGGACCAA AGCCCGGATCTGCCCCTAAAAACGTGCAAGTGAGACCGTTGAGCTCGACGACGATGGTGATCCAGTGGGAAGAGCCCGACACGCCCAACGGCCAAGTAATT GGCTACAAAGTGTTTTACACGATGAACCCGGGGATGCCGATCGCGTCGTGGGACTCGCAGGTGGTGGACCACAACCCGCTGACGACCATCAGCGACTTGACGCCGCACACGATTTACACGATCCGCGTGCAGGCGGAGACGAGCGTCGGCGGCGGACCGCTGTCGACGCCCGTCCAGGTCAAGACCCAGCACGGCGTGCCCAGCCAACCGACGGGACTGAGGGCCATCGACGTCTCGGCCACTTCGGTCTCGCTCGAATGGGCACGACCTCATCACACGGGCGAAAATGTCAACAGCTACGAACTTTACTGGAACGACACGTTCACCAAA GAGAAACATCATCGGCCTCTGCCCGTCAGTGAAACGTATGTCCTCAACGGCCTCCAACCCAACACGCTCTATTACATTTGGCTGGCGGCCAAATCGAAACGCGGCGAAGGGGCCACCACCCCGCCGATCCCCGTACGAACCGACCAATACG TTCCCGGCGATCCGCAGAAAGTGGCCGTCGTTTCGGTCAACTCGACGTCGATCCGAGTCGAGTGGAAACCGCCCGTCGAAAAGGAACAGTACGGCATCATCCGCGGATACCAAATTCACGTCCAGGAAGTCGACGCAAAG GATGCCGTTGTTGGCCAGCCGTTGCGATACGACGTCGGCGCCGTTGAGGAATACACGATCGGCGGTCTCCAGCCGGACACGTCCTACTCGATCCAGGTGGCCGCACTCACCCGTAAAGGCGACGGGGCTCGTTCAGCTCCCAAGAAAGCGACGACGCCCGGCGGCGTCCCCAACCGCCCGGCCGTCAACCTCAAAATCGTCAAGGAAGAGCCGACCGTCAGCGTCGAAGTGGCCTGGAGCCGGCCCACTCAGTCGTATGGCGAACTGAAAGGCTACCGGCTGCGTTACGGACCCAAGGACACGTCGGGCATGCCGGCCAGCGACAACAACATGATCGAGCTGGCCCTGGACGGAACGCAAGTCCAGCACCGACTCATTGAAGGCCTCGAGCGCGGATTGGAGTACGAATTCCGGGTAGCCGGACGCAATCACATCGGCTTCGGCCAGGAAGCCGTCCAGGTTCTGCCGACGCCGGAAGGGGCCCCGTCGGGTCCGCCAACCAACATCACGTACCGTTTCCAGACGCCCGACGTGGTGGTCATCCGCTGGGACGTCCCGGCCCTGGAGCACCGCAACGGCCGAGTGACGGGCTACCTGATTCAATTCTACAAGAAGGTGGACAACAGCGTCGTGACGGAGCGCAACGTGTCGGGCTCGATGGGCAAGGCCGTCTTCACTTCACTGGAGGAGAACATGGACTACGAATTTCGCATCTACGCCAGGACCAACAAAGGATCGGGTCCGTTCAGCGACCGCGTCCTCTTCCGGACGGAGCGGGACATTGTCCGGGCGCCCATGACGGTCCGCGCCATGGCCACTTCCTTCTCTTCTGTCGAGGTGTGGTGGGAGACGGTGCCCGGCCGGGGCAAGGTCATCGGCTACACGGTCTTCTACACAATGACGGCCGTCGACGACCTGGACGAGTGGCAGCAGAAATCGGTGCCGGTGACGGGCTCGTGCGAGCTGTCCAACCTGGAGCGCAATTCCCAGTACGCGGTGACGGTGGCGGCCCGGACCAAGTCGGGCTACGGCCGTCTGTCGGACAAGGTGACGGTGACGGTCAAGCCGGAAGACGTTCCGACGGAGCTGCGTGCCCACTCTGTCAGCACCCACTCGATGTCGCTGTCGTGGCAGCAGCCGATCCGGCTCAACCCCATCAGCTACAAGGTGACGTTCGACGCCGTCAAGGAGTTTGTCGACTCGCAGGGCATCACTCAGACGCAGGTCATCAGTCCGCAGACGTCGATCCTATCGCAGGACACGCTGACCTTTTCCGTCAACGAGCTCTCGCCCTTCACCACCTACAACGTCAACGTCAGCGCCGTGCCGCCCGACCGCTCCTACCGGCCGCCGGCCCGCATCACCGTCACCACTCAGATGGCGGCCCCGCTGCCCATGGTCAAGCCGGACTTTTACGGCGTCCTCAACGGCGAGGAGATCACGGTCATCCTGCCGCAGGCCTCGGAGGAGTACGGACCCATCAGCCACTACCTGCTGGTCGTCGTGCCGGAAGACAAGCGCAGCGAGCACAAGCAGCCGGACCAGTTTATGAACAGCGATTTGATCCAGGCCAACAGTCACGCCGGAggtggaggtggtggcggtggtggaggCGTCGGTGGGGGACAGCAGGGTCACGGCAATCTCAAGGCCGGCACGATGAAACCGTCGGAGGAGCGGGTGCAGCCCTACGTGGCGGCCAAGTTCCTGCGCCGCAACGTGCCCTACACTTTCCTGCTGGGCAACGGCGAGGAGTTTGAGGGCATGCTCAACCGCAAACTGGACAAGATGATGCGCTACCGGGTCTTCCTCCGGGCCGTCGTCGACACGCCCCACAAGCACCTCTACACGTCGAGTCCGTTCTCCGACTACCTGGCGCTGGACATGCGCGAAGCGCCCGCCGGCGAACTGCCGCAGCGGCCCAACCCCAACGTGGGCAACGTGGACTCGTCGTACGTGCCCGTCCCGTCCGAGACGGAGGAAGCCGGCCTCCTGTGGATCGCCCTGGCCACTTCGGCCGTCGTCTTCGTCATCCTGCTGGTCATCGTGGCCGTCGTCTGCTCGCGCAAGAAGCGCCGCTCTCCCAAATCGTCTGACCACTCGTCCGTCACCAAGCCGCTGATGGGCGGCGTCGGTCTGGCCGACGCCTCCCTGTCGGCCGGCGGGGCCGGAGCCGCCGGAGCCTCAACGGCCGTCAACGACCCGGTGGAACTGCGTCGGCTCAACTTCCAGACGCCGGGCATGGCCTCCCACCCGCCCATCATCATCCACGACATTTCGCTGCACATCGACGCGCTGAAGATGAACGACAATCTCAAGTTCTCGCAGGAGTACGAGTCGATCGAGACGGGCCAGCAGTTCACGTGGGAGCACTCGAACGCCGAGATCAACAAGCCCAAGAACCGCTACGCCAACGTCATCGCCTACGACCACTCGCGCATCATTTTGGAGCAGGTGCCGGGCGTGCCCGGCAGCGACTACATCAACGGCAACTTTTGCGACGGCTACCGCAAGAGGGACGCGTACATCGCGACCCAGGGGCCGCTGCCCGAGTCGTTCGCCGACTTTTGGCGCATGTGCTGGGAGCAGAAGACGTCGACCATCGTCATGATGACGCGGCTGGAGGAGCGGGCCCGCATCAAGTGCGACCAGTACTGGCCCAGCCGCGGCTCGGACACATACGGCGTCGTCAGCGTCATGATCACGGACGTCCAGGAGCTGGCCACCTACTGCGTCCGCACCTTCCAGCTCCACCGGCTGGGCACCAGCGAACACCGCGAGATCAAGCAGCTCCAGTTCACGGCCTGGCCGGATCACGGCGTGCCCGACCACCCGGCCCCTTTCCTCCAGTTCCTCAAGCGAGTCAGGGCCCTTAATTCGGCCGAGGCCGGCCCCATGATCGTCCACTGCAGCGCCGGCGTCGGCCGGACGGGCGCCTTCATCGTCATCGACTCGATGCTGGAGCGTCTGCGCTACGAGAACACGATCGACGTCTACGGCCACGTGACGGTCCTCCGTGCCCAGCGCAACTACATGGTCCAGACGGAGGACCAGTACATCTTCATCCACGACGCCCTGCTGGAGGCGGTCACGTGCGGCGACACGGAGATCCCGGCCCGCTCGCTCCACGCCCACCTGCAGAGTCTGATGCAGCCGTGCGTGCGCGGCGACTCTGGCACCCTGTCCAGCATGACGGGCATGCAGCAGGAGTTCAAGAAGCTGGCCGGCATCCGGACGCATCCGGGCCGCTTTGTCAGCGCCAGCCTGCCCGTCAACAAGCCCAAGAACCGGCTGGTCAACGTGTTGCCCTACGAGTCGACGCGGGTGATCCTGCAGCCGATGCGCGGAGTGGAGGGCAGCGACTACATCAACGCCAGCTTCGTCGACGGCTACCGCTACCGCAACGCCTACGTGGCCACCCAGGGGCCGCTGGCCGAGACGACCGAGGACTTTTGGCGCATGTTGTGGGAGCACAACTCGACCATCGTCGTCATGCTGACCAAACTGCAGGAGATGGGCCAGGAGAAGTGCCACCAGTACTGGCCGTCGGACCGATCCATCCGCTACCAGTACGTCGTGGTGGAGCCCGTCACCGAGTACAACATGCCGCAGTACATCCTGCGCGAGTTCAAGATGACGGACGCCAGGGACGGACAGTCGAGGACGGTGCGCCAGTTCCAGTTCACCGACTGGCCGGAGGAGGGCGTGCCCAAGTCGGGCGAGGGCTTCATCGAATTCCTGGGCCAGGTCCACAAGACCAAGGAGCAGTTTGGCCAGGAGGGACCCATCACGGTCCACTGCAGCGCCGGCGTCGGCCGCACCGGCGTCTTCATCACGCTCAGCATCGACTTGGAGCGGATGCAGTACGAAGGCGTCGTCGACGTCTTCCAGACGGTCCGCATCTTGCGCACCCAGAGGCCGGCCATGGTCCAGACGGAG GATCAGTACCAGTTCTGCTACCGGTCGGCGCTGGAATATCTGGGCTCGTTCGACCACTACGCCGGATGCGACTGA